TTTAGATATAGCTTTGGAGGCGATACCTTTTTATATGTAGAGGTGAGCGAAGATGGCATGTCTTTAGAGGCGTTCTTTTTAGCCATGGCAATTTGCAACAAGCTAAGAGTTATGCAGATTGAGGGCATTACTGAGATTTGCCCGGCTAACGCCTCTTATATGATCGCCTTTGATCCGGATGTGTTGCCCTATCAAAAGGCTTTAGAAATCTTAAAATCCTTAGAAAAAGAAGTCGTGGGTGCGCAGACAGAAATCCAAACCCGCCTGATTGAAATGCCCGTTTTGTATAATGATCCTTATACCCACGAATGCCAAATGCGTTTCCGCAATAACCACCAATGCCGCGAACCGGGTTCTACTTTAGACCCAAATATTACCGACATTGAATACGCCCGCCAGATCAATGGCTATGAGAGTGTAGAGGCTTTTATCAAAGCCCATTCAGAGAGCCCTTGGTTTGTGAGCATGATAGGCTTTGTAGCCGGACTGCCGTGGTTGTATCAACTCGTGGAGCGCAAAGCCCAAATCGAAGTGCCCAAATATCCGGTGGCGCGCATTGACACGCCAAAACTTACGATCGGGCATGGGGGGTGCTTTGGGTGCGTCTATGCGGTGCGTGGAGGCGGGGGGTATCAGATGATGGGGATCACGCCCGCGCCCGTGTGGGACCCAGAGCAGAAATTGCCCTATTTTAAGGAGAGTATGGTGTTTTTAAACCCCGGGGATATTATCAAATTCACCCCCTGCACGCAAGCAGAGTATGACACTTATGTTAAAGAGGTGGAGGCAGGCACTTTTGATCTTAAAATCCGCCAAACGCCCTTTTCTTTAAAGGAATGGAAAGCCGATCCTAAAAGCTATAACCAACAAATCTTAAAGGCACTTGCATGAGCTCTGTTAAAGTGATTAAACCGGGTATTGCGACTTATGTAGAAGATTTAGGGCGTTATGGGTATTACCATTTAGGTATCCCTCCCGGGGGCGCGCTCGATCAGGCTTCTTTTATCGCGGCTAATATTTTAGTGGGCAATGATAAAAACGCCGCCGCCCTAGAGGCAGCCTTGATGCCACCCGAACTAGAATTTGAAACAGAAACCTATATCGCCGTTACCGGGGCGCACACCACGCCCTTAATCAATGGGCAGGAAATGCCCAGCAACACCGCCCTAAAAGTCCCTGCTGGGGGCAAGCTGGGCTTTAGTTATTTTAAAAAGGGTGCGCGCGCTTATATTGCCATCGCCGGGGGGATTGATGTGCCCGTAGTGATGGGGTCTAAATCTACCTACCCTTTAGGAGGCATTGGGGGTTTTAAAGGCAGAAAGCTAGAAGAGGGAGATGTCTTGCAAATTGGCAGACCCGCCGGCAAGCCCAGTTCTAAAAGCTTGGCAGAGGAGTTTTTATTACACTTAGAGGAAGTCGAAAACCTGCGTGTAATCTTGGGGTTGCAAGATTATAAACTCACAGAACAGAGTTTAGAAAATCTTTTTAGCGATACCTTTGTGGTTTCCACGCAGGCGGATAGATTGGGTTATCGTTTCAAAAATGGGCAGAAATTCACTTATAAAGATTTACCCCAACCCTTTGGTGCGGGCTCCAACCCTAGCAATATCGCCGATGCGTGCTACCCGGTGGGCTCTATGCAAGCTCCCGGAGGGAATGAACCCATTGTCTTGCAAAGAGACGCGCCTAGTGGAGGTGGGTTTGCGATGTATTGCACGGTGATTAGCTGTGATTTAGATCGCCTAGGGCAGTTTGCGCCCAACCAAAAGGTGCAGTTTAAAAAGGTTGATATGGAGGAGGCTTTGCGCGCCCGTAAGGCGTATCAAGACAAAATCAAAAGGATGATTTCTAGTTTGACTTAGGAGTCGCTTGGTAGCTCCTTGTCTGCAAAAAGGTTTGCCACAATGGGCCAAGCCATATAGCAAAAGCCTAGAACCTAGGCGAACTTTTAAGCTTTAAGTTTTTCTAAATACTCTCCGGTTTGGGTATTAACCTTGATCACCTCGCCTTCGAGCACATGGAAGGGCACTTGCACCACCGCGCCAGTTTCTAAAGTGGCGGGTTTTTTGCTACCACTAGAGGTGTCGCCTTTGAAGTTGGGGGGTGTTTCTGTGATTTTTAGCGCCACAACTTGGGCAACTTCCACAGAAATTGCCTTGTCGTTGTGAAAGAGAACTTGTACCTGTGAGCCCTCTAACATCCATTTGGATGCTTCTCCCACTTGATCCTCATTCAAGGCGACTTGGTCATAATTTTCTACATCCATGAATTGATAAGACGCGCCATCGTGATAGAGAAACTGCATGGGTTTTTGCATTAAATTAGGCTCTTCGCACTTATCCCCTGCATGGAAAGTCTTTTCAATCACTTTACCATCTAGGAAAGATTTAATTTTAGCCCGCACAAAGGCCGCACCCTTGCCCGGCTTAACATGTTGGTATTCGACAATGCGGTAAGGCACGCCCTGAATTTCAATCTTGAGATTCTTTTTAAGTTCACTCATTCCAATAGCCATATGTACCCCTTAAATTTTACCCGCGCTGCCTAAAACCTGCATGCGCTCAATAATCACCGCTTTTACCGCTTCAATGCCCGGATTGAAATACTTGCGCAGGTCAAATTCAGCAGGGTTTTCTTGTGCCATTTTGCGCACTTGTGCGATGAAAGCTAGGCGCAAATCCGTATCGATATTGATTTTGTTGATCCCACCCTTGATGGATTCCTCAATAAAGCTAAAGGGCACGCCCTTGCCCCCTTTTAAATCCCCGCCTGTGGATAAAAAGGCTTCGCGGACATTTTCAGGGATGGAGCTAGCTCCGTGCAAAACTAAGGGGATGTTTGTGCGTTTTTTCACTTCCACTAAACGCTCAAAATCAAGCTTAGGCTCGCCTTTAAATTTAAACGCCCCGTGGCTTGTTCCAATAGCAGGGGCCAAATAATCTACCTTGCTCACTTCGACAAATTCTTCGGCTTCATCAGGGTTGACCAAAACTGCGTCTTTTTCATCTACAGAGATATTATCCTCAATGCCCATCAGACGGCCTAGTTCGGCTTCTACGCTCACATCTTTAGAGTGGGCGTAATCGACTACTTGCTTAGTGAGTTCTAAATTTTCTTTGTAGGGGTGGTGAGAGGCATCAATCATTACAGAGGTAAAGCCCGCATCTACGGCTTTTTTACAGCTCTCAAAAGTCGTTCCGTGATCTAGGTGTAAGGCTACGGGGATGTGAGGGTAACGCTTAGACATGGTGTGCACTAGGCTTAAAACCATGTCAATACCCAAATACTTAATCGCCCCTTCACTAGCTTGCACAATTAAGGGGGATTTTGCGCTATCAGCTGCCTCGAAAATGGCGCGCAACATCTCTACATTCACAAAATTAAACGCGCCCACGCCATAGTTTTCCTTGTGGGCTTTGTTGAGGATTTCACTTCCTTTGACTAACATGACGATCCTTAATGTTTAGATGTGGGGAAAGGCTTGATGTCTACTACAACTTGCTTGCGCAATTTTTCTAGCTCCCCCTTGACATATTCTTGAAATTGCTGTTCTTTAAGAATGCCAATAATGCTTTGCTTGGCCTGTGCAAAGGTAGGAGTAACGGGTTGGCTTTTGTGCATAAGATAAACCACATGGTAACCAAACTCGGTTTTAACAGGGGTCTTTGTATAGGTGCCCGGTCGGAGTTCAAAAACAGCTTTTGAAAACTCAGGAGTCATTTGACTTTTTTGGAATTTGCCCAAATCCCCGCCGTTTTTGGTGTTTTTAGTGTTGGGATCGATAGAGTCGCGATTAGCAATTTTGATAAACTCATGTTCTACCTTAGTTTTAGGCACTTTGTTGAGTTCAGAAATAATTCGGCGCGCATCGGCCTCTGTTTTTACAAGAATATGGCGCGCTTGCGCTTCTTGTTGCACAAACCTATCTTTATTGGTGTCATAGTACTGTTTTAGCTGATCCTCGGGGATTTGTTCTTTACCAATAATCTCAGCGCGATGTTTTACCCAAACCTCGACTAAAAGCTGTTTTTTATAGCTCGCTAAGTTGCTTTTAAACTCTGGGCTATCTTCTAAATTCTCCTTTTTGGCTTCGCGCTCAATCAAAAGATTGCTAATGGCTTGGTCTAAAAGCACCATTTTTTGTTTGTCTTGCAAATTATTAAAATTGAAGTTTGGATTTCTCTGTTTAAGCACATCAAAATCGCTCTCTGTAATATTCACGACTTCTGATTTCCCCCCCTTTTTGCCTGTAAAGGTTACGGTGGCTAAAGTTGTCGCGCCCAACACGCCAAAACCCAACAAACCCGCTAAAATCACGCTTTTTTTAACCATTAATTTCTCCAAAGTATTGTAAAATGAGCATTTTCTAATTCTATCATGCAAAACTTAAAGCAAAGAGGACAGATGAAAGGTTCATGGCGCACCATCCAAGAGAGTTGGAAAGATTTTTTGAGTTGGAAAATGCTACTTGTCAATTTAGGCCCCCTCCTCATTGGATTTGCATTTTGGGGGGTTTTGTTGCTCCATTTTGGAGATAACTTTGTGCGTATCTTAGAGGGCTTCCTGCCTACAAGTTGGTACCGTTACGCCCATAGCGGAGGATTTACACCTACTTTATTTTTACTGGTTTTTAAGTTTTTTGTCTATGCATTGCTGGGCTTGTTTGTATTAATTTTAAGTCTCATTGGCAATGTCTTGATGGCTATTTTCTACACCCCGATTGTGGTCGCATATGTGCGCAAGAAAGATTATCCTAATCTCTCCCTAGAGGGTTTTGGCGATATGGGACTTTGTTTGCAACACTTCCTCAAACAACTGGCTTATTTTTGTATGTTTTTACTGGTGTGTTCGCCGCTTTATTTCATTCCCTTTATCGGGGTTTTTGTTTCCTTGATCCCACATTACTTCTTTTTTAAGAACACACTCTCTTTTGACATTGCCACTTCGATCTTTAATCAAGACCACTACACCCAAGTGCTCAGAACTCATAAGATCAGCCACCATAAAATTTCCATTGCAGCCTATCTTTTTTCCCTAATCCCCGTGTTTAATTTTTTTGCCACTTTATTGCAAACCATTGTGCTTACGCGCTACTTTTTAGAAGTCAAGGCGCAGGAAAAATCAGCCCACTAACTTAGCCAGTCTCCAACCCAACGCTACGCACACGAGTCCTAGAATATTGGTGCCTAGCACATAGGCGATTGCTTCACTAAAAGCCTGCTTTTGCAGGAGTTTTAGAGTATCTAGCCCAAAGGAAGAAAAAGTTGTAAAGCCCCCTAAAACCCCCGTGATAAAAAACACGCTCATTTTATCACTTAGCACGGATTTGAGGGCCAAATGCCCCGCAAAGCCGATTACAAAGCACCCGATCACATTCACACTAAAAGTGCCCACAGGGAAACTTTGCCAAATCCACAACTTGGTAGGCGCAATCTTGCCTACAAAATAACGCAAACTCGCCCCCAACGCTCCGCCCAAAGCAGCCCACAAAAACATAAAGTGCATATGACCCCTTTTTTAGGGTATCTTAGTACAAGATGCGAGGGTTTTGGCTAATGCAATACAAGCTTCTAGGCTAGGTTTAGGGCTTTGATGGGCACAGATAGCAGAATCAAAAGCTTTAAAAGTGCTCGCACCAATGGCGATCGCCTGATAACTCTTCTCCCACGAAAAATTAGCCACAAAGGCATGGTAGGCACTAGGTGCGGTGAAAATAAGAATAGAGTAGGGTTTTGGCTTACACTCTTGAGGCAATACAAGAGGTCGATTCTCATAGACGATCAAAGAGGGCAAATGATCTAGGCTATTTGAGGCAGTGATCTTAGCCCGCACAAAGAGCGCGTTGGAGGGTAAATAGGGCTGGATTTCCTTAGCAAAACTGAAGGCATGAGCACTCTGCCCTGTAAAAATCACATGAAAACCTAAGGATTGCGCCACTTGCGCGCTTTTGATCGCTAATGCAAAGACGGGTAGGGTTTTTAAAAAGGCTAAGGCAGAACTACTGCCTAGAGAATGTTCTAAGGCTAGAGGGGCGTGCTTAGAAGTGAAAACAAGGGCTTGGAGAGTTTTTAGGTCTATGGGCGCGCTCAGAGAGGAACTAAGGGTAAAATCTACACATTGCAAAGGTAAATAGACAATCTCATTGCACACCAAAGAGGTGGCCAAATCCCCCTTATAGGGGGTAGGACTGACCACCACAATGGAAGACACTAATTTTCCACTAACTCTAAGCCTAAATCTTTAAATTCTTCAAAATTACCCTTAAGAAAATAGACATTATCTGCCCCCGCGCTGTGCAATGCGCTAGCATAGTGTGATGCCATATTGCCATGCCGACACTGCAATAAAATTTTTTCTTTTGGGTGGGCTAGGGCGAAATCCTTGATCGCCTCTATGTCTTCCATGTGGCGGGCCTCTTTTAAATGCGATTGCCGATAGGCGTTGGCATCTCTAATGTCGATAATGCAGTAATCTTTGAGGTTAACATCCTTTACATCCACAAGATGATGGGTGTAATCGCTTTTAAACATATTTATCCTTTGATGAAAAG
This portion of the Helicobacter felis ATCC 49179 genome encodes:
- a CDS encoding 5-oxoprolinase subunit B family protein; translation: MAFRYSFGGDTFLYVEVSEDGMSLEAFFLAMAICNKLRVMQIEGITEICPANASYMIAFDPDVLPYQKALEILKSLEKEVVGAQTEIQTRLIEMPVLYNDPYTHECQMRFRNNHQCREPGSTLDPNITDIEYARQINGYESVEAFIKAHSESPWFVSMIGFVAGLPWLYQLVERKAQIEVPKYPVARIDTPKLTIGHGGCFGCVYAVRGGGGYQMMGITPAPVWDPEQKLPYFKESMVFLNPGDIIKFTPCTQAEYDTYVKEVEAGTFDLKIRQTPFSLKEWKADPKSYNQQILKALA
- a CDS encoding 5-oxoprolinase subunit C family protein, whose product is MSSVKVIKPGIATYVEDLGRYGYYHLGIPPGGALDQASFIAANILVGNDKNAAALEAALMPPELEFETETYIAVTGAHTTPLINGQEMPSNTALKVPAGGKLGFSYFKKGARAYIAIAGGIDVPVVMGSKSTYPLGGIGGFKGRKLEEGDVLQIGRPAGKPSSKSLAEEFLLHLEEVENLRVILGLQDYKLTEQSLENLFSDTFVVSTQADRLGYRFKNGQKFTYKDLPQPFGAGSNPSNIADACYPVGSMQAPGGNEPIVLQRDAPSGGGFAMYCTVISCDLDRLGQFAPNQKVQFKKVDMEEALRARKAYQDKIKRMISSLT
- the efp gene encoding elongation factor P; this translates as MAIGMSELKKNLKIEIQGVPYRIVEYQHVKPGKGAAFVRAKIKSFLDGKVIEKTFHAGDKCEEPNLMQKPMQFLYHDGASYQFMDVENYDQVALNEDQVGEASKWMLEGSQVQVLFHNDKAISVEVAQVVALKITETPPNFKGDTSSGSKKPATLETGAVVQVPFHVLEGEVIKVNTQTGEYLEKLKA
- a CDS encoding class II fructose-bisphosphate aldolase, coding for MLVKGSEILNKAHKENYGVGAFNFVNVEMLRAIFEAADSAKSPLIVQASEGAIKYLGIDMVLSLVHTMSKRYPHIPVALHLDHGTTFESCKKAVDAGFTSVMIDASHHPYKENLELTKQVVDYAHSKDVSVEAELGRLMGIEDNISVDEKDAVLVNPDEAEEFVEVSKVDYLAPAIGTSHGAFKFKGEPKLDFERLVEVKKRTNIPLVLHGASSIPENVREAFLSTGGDLKGGKGVPFSFIEESIKGGINKINIDTDLRLAFIAQVRKMAQENPAEFDLRKYFNPGIEAVKAVIIERMQVLGSAGKI
- a CDS encoding peptidylprolyl isomerase, encoding MVKKSVILAGLLGFGVLGATTLATVTFTGKKGGKSEVVNITESDFDVLKQRNPNFNFNNLQDKQKMVLLDQAISNLLIEREAKKENLEDSPEFKSNLASYKKQLLVEVWVKHRAEIIGKEQIPEDQLKQYYDTNKDRFVQQEAQARHILVKTEADARRIISELNKVPKTKVEHEFIKIANRDSIDPNTKNTKNGGDLGKFQKSQMTPEFSKAVFELRPGTYTKTPVKTEFGYHVVYLMHKSQPVTPTFAQAKQSIIGILKEQQFQEYVKGELEKLRKQVVVDIKPFPTSKH
- a CDS encoding EI24 domain-containing protein is translated as MKGSWRTIQESWKDFLSWKMLLVNLGPLLIGFAFWGVLLLHFGDNFVRILEGFLPTSWYRYAHSGGFTPTLFLLVFKFFVYALLGLFVLILSLIGNVLMAIFYTPIVVAYVRKKDYPNLSLEGFGDMGLCLQHFLKQLAYFCMFLLVCSPLYFIPFIGVFVSLIPHYFFFKNTLSFDIATSIFNQDHYTQVLRTHKISHHKISIAAYLFSLIPVFNFFATLLQTIVLTRYFLEVKAQEKSAH
- the crcB gene encoding fluoride efflux transporter CrcB gives rise to the protein MHFMFLWAALGGALGASLRYFVGKIAPTKLWIWQSFPVGTFSVNVIGCFVIGFAGHLALKSVLSDKMSVFFITGVLGGFTTFSSFGLDTLKLLQKQAFSEAIAYVLGTNILGLVCVALGWRLAKLVG
- a CDS encoding uroporphyrinogen-III synthase — encoded protein: MSSIVVVSPTPYKGDLATSLVCNEIVYLPLQCVDFTLSSSLSAPIDLKTLQALVFTSKHAPLALEHSLGSSSALAFLKTLPVFALAIKSAQVAQSLGFHVIFTGQSAHAFSFAKEIQPYLPSNALFVRAKITASNSLDHLPSLIVYENRPLVLPQECKPKPYSILIFTAPSAYHAFVANFSWEKSYQAIAIGASTFKAFDSAICAHQSPKPSLEACIALAKTLASCTKIP
- a CDS encoding rhodanese-like domain-containing protein — encoded protein: MFKSDYTHHLVDVKDVNLKDYCIIDIRDANAYRQSHLKEARHMEDIEAIKDFALAHPKEKILLQCRHGNMASHYASALHSAGADNVYFLKGNFEEFKDLGLELVEN